Below is a genomic region from Halictus rubicundus isolate RS-2024b chromosome 11, iyHalRubi1_principal, whole genome shotgun sequence.
AGGATACCTGGCAACACCGCCTCGAGACACTGGCGTCGACActtggaaattatttttcaggTTGCTGTAGCGAGCACTGTCGCCATTGTCGGAACGTTGAATGAGGTTGTAACGGCTGTCGGGATGCTGGGAATAGCCTGCTCGATTTGTATTGTAATAGGCATTGTTAGTCGAAAACGCTCGAGGTATGGCGGTAGTGCTGTCGTAATAGCCCGAGCTTATGTCATTTTCGTCTAACGGGGCGACGCTGGTTGGTTTCCAATGTCTGAAGCGAAATGATTTCAttaacaattttacaaattttggaACTGTTGGAAAATATTGTTCTTTTTCCATGAAATTTTTAGGTTAAACTATACTGAAAATTGTATGCAGTACCTGTAGGGGTTAGGAGGTCGTGGCGGGTCCACAAGAACCCCAGTTTGGGGTGGCACACTCTTCGTTTCGGCCACGGCGTCGTAAATTGGTCGGTCCTTGCCCACATACACCATTTTCGACCTAATTAAATCAGAgtaatagcaatttttaaatattgatctTTTTTAACATGTTCATAAGATACactattattctttaatttgtaatttataatttgtaGCAACCGGGTTCTGTAGGTAACGTGAAGTTCAACTTGCACAGTTTGTGTTTGTGTCTcggtttcaattaaaaaatggtaAATTATGCGATATTATTTTGCTCACCTGAGGATACGAAATCCATTGCTATCAGCTACATAGTCTTTGAGACGCAGGTACCCCAGAGCATCCAACCAGCCTTCCGTGCCAATCACTGTACCATCTACTAGCCTCTTTTCTTTTCGGTATTGTCCATTTAACGTTTGATAACGAAAATGTCTTTCCGGACCTTCGTCGGTCTGAATATGATACTGTGTGTTTGGGGCGAAACTCCAGCCACTATTATTATCCGCACTCCCCGTATTCAGACATAGTACTGTTACCTATAACAATGTAAActatgaaattatgaaaaatgttCCACCTACGAAAAATAATTTAGAATTATATACACTGAAATTAGAATTGTATAGGACATTTATTTGAAAAGTCTTGGTC
It encodes:
- the LOC143358608 gene encoding uncharacterized protein LOC143358608 isoform X1, with translation MFLWILSGLNFFMVTVLCLNTGSADNNSGWSFAPNTQYHIQTDEGPERHFRYQTLNGQYRKEKRLVDGTVIGTEGWLDALGYLRLKDYVADSNGFRILRSKMVYVGKDRPIYDAVAETKSVPPQTGVLVDPPRPPNPYRHWKPTSVAPLDENDISSGYYDSTTAIPRAFSTNNAYYNTNRAGYSQHPDSRYNLIQRSDNGDSARYSNLKNNFQVSTPVSRGGVARYPPYDGTHATANGFQYYLKRQYHEEEQEPTGSNVGSFGYVDPFGIRRVIYYKTDPHTGGFVHQKNNKFVGLSGTPYDPSPPRPARGTQKYRQQ
- the LOC143358608 gene encoding uncharacterized protein LOC143358608 isoform X2 gives rise to the protein MRLAPLALSFAVTVLCLNTGSADNNSGWSFAPNTQYHIQTDEGPERHFRYQTLNGQYRKEKRLVDGTVIGTEGWLDALGYLRLKDYVADSNGFRILRSKMVYVGKDRPIYDAVAETKSVPPQTGVLVDPPRPPNPYRHWKPTSVAPLDENDISSGYYDSTTAIPRAFSTNNAYYNTNRAGYSQHPDSRYNLIQRSDNGDSARYSNLKNNFQVSTPVSRGGVARYPPYDGTHATANGFQYYLKRQYHEEEQEPTGSNVGSFGYVDPFGIRRVIYYKTDPHTGGFVHQKNNKFVGLSGTPYDPSPPRPARGTQKYRQQ